ATATGTTTTGTCACCAATGACAATGGTATGCCCCGCATTGTGCCCTCCGGCAAAACGGCAGACATAGTCATGTGTCTGTGCCATATGGTCAACGATCTTTCCTTTGCCTTCATCTCCCCACTGGAGTCCTACGATCAAATCTGCTTTACTCATAAACTGCCTACCCTCTATTCATTTTATTTACAATACACTCATCTGTATAGAGTGCAAATCCTGCCGCTTCCACGCCGTCTATGCTGTAGATACCGCCCATTGCCAGAAGACTGTTGCCTTCGAACATTCTGAATGTCAAAGAGTCGTAATAGCGCATCTTCGCATAAAAGAGTGGTGAGATCACCATCTTTTCATACGCCACATGCTGTGTAGCCTCCTTGATCTTTTCAAGTTCTTCCCTGATATCGGCAGGGAACATTTCAAGCTCTTCGAGGTCCGAAACGGTATTGATGCGCACAAGATGCTCTATCCACGGCAATTCTGTTTTCATGATCTGCTCGACATGCATTGACTTGAGCACGTCAAGGGAGACACCGTACTTTTCATTGAGCAGGTGCGGTATACGGATATTGGCGATCTGCATGACAGGCTCGATATCGATCTCTTTGAGAAGTATCGTGGCGGACCTTACCACTTCTTCAAAACTTCCGTCAATGATCTCCGCGCCGATCTGGTACTGTTCTCTGGTCGGGAAAGTGACCGTAGGCTGGATGTAGAACCACTTTTTGGACTCTGTACTTCTTCCCAGCCTTTTGGTCACGATACGCACCACATCCGCGGTAGAGTCCGCACGTAACGTCACTTCATGGTTGGACTCGTCATTGAGTCTAACCAACGGCTTTTTGTCATTGAAACACTCATGCTGATGGTAGGAGAAGATCGGTGTGACGATTTCTTCAAAGCCAAGGTTGTCCAGCATCTCTGCCGAGACGAATTCGATCTCGCGCTTCACTCTGGCACTCTCACCGAAATAAAGGCGGCTTCCGCTTGGAATCTCGTGTTCAAATATCATTATTTCTCTTCTTTTTTCAGCGTGGATTTGAAAAACTCTTCGTTGAAAACACGGCTTGCCGTGCCGTCAAAGTCCCTGCGTCCGAGTTTTGCCAGCGCCAGTTCAACGGCATTGACCACCCATACCATCTCATACGGCTCGATGAGTCCCATCTGGTTGATGCGGAAGATCTTCCCCTTGAGATGGTCCTGTCCGCCCGCCACGTTCACGCCAAAATCCGTTTTCAACAGATTTCTGATCTCAGAAGCGTTCTCATCGTAGATGGTCGTCATCGAACGTGCCGGTGTTTTGGGGTAGGAGTGCAGCCCCAGCGCTTCGAGCGCGAAACGTGTCGCTTTGGCACGTCGTGCCGTATCGCAGTAAAGTTTCCCGATACCGCCATCGGCTTCAATCTGCTTCAGTATTGCACCAAGACCGATGATCAAAGTCGTCGCTGCCGTATAGGCCGTGGTATTCTGCTGCTGTTTTTTGATCTCCGAAGCCAGGTTGAAGTAATACCCTTTCCCCGCTCCGATCTTCTCAATGGCTGCTTTGCTCAAACCGAGAATGGCAAGTCCAGGAGGCAGCATCAATGCTTTCTGGCTTCCTGCGATCAGACAGTCGATGTTGCTTACGTCGATACGCTCGACGCCCACCGCCGTAATACCGTCTGCGATCACCATAATATTCGGATTGACCTCTTTGACCGCTGCTGCGATCTCTTCGACCGGATGACGAAGCCCGCCTGCCGATTCGGAGACCTGGATAGCGATGGTATCGATAGAGGCATTGGCCGTGACCGCTTCAAGTACCTCATCGACTGAAGCAGGAGTATCCCACTCATGCTTGATCTCGACATTCTTCAGTCCGTGCGCCTGTGCGATCTTTCCAAAACGCTCACCGAATTTACCTGAGTTGATATTGAGCAGCGTATCGTGACAGAGATTGGTCACGGCAGCCTCCATTGCACCGGTCCCGGTACTGGCAAGCATGACGACCTCATCGGTAGCAAAAAGGTCGAAAAGCAGTTCGCGTGTCTCTTTGAAAATCGCTTCGAATTCCGGTGTTCTGTGGTG
This DNA window, taken from Sulfurovum lithotrophicum, encodes the following:
- a CDS encoding ATP phosphoribosyltransferase regulatory subunit, translated to MIFEHEIPSGSRLYFGESARVKREIEFVSAEMLDNLGFEEIVTPIFSYHQHECFNDKKPLVRLNDESNHEVTLRADSTADVVRIVTKRLGRSTESKKWFYIQPTVTFPTREQYQIGAEIIDGSFEEVVRSATILLKEIDIEPVMQIANIRIPHLLNEKYGVSLDVLKSMHVEQIMKTELPWIEHLVRINTVSDLEELEMFPADIREELEKIKEATQHVAYEKMVISPLFYAKMRYYDSLTFRMFEGNSLLAMGGIYSIDGVEAAGFALYTDECIVNKMNRG
- a CDS encoding pyridoxal-phosphate-dependent aminotransferase family protein; amino-acid sequence: MLLFTPGPTPVPESVRLAMAEPTLHHRTPEFEAIFKETRELLFDLFATDEVVMLASTGTGAMEAAVTNLCHDTLLNINSGKFGERFGKIAQAHGLKNVEIKHEWDTPASVDEVLEAVTANASIDTIAIQVSESAGGLRHPVEEIAAAVKEVNPNIMVIADGITAVGVERIDVSNIDCLIAGSQKALMLPPGLAILGLSKAAIEKIGAGKGYYFNLASEIKKQQQNTTAYTAATTLIIGLGAILKQIEADGGIGKLYCDTARRAKATRFALEALGLHSYPKTPARSMTTIYDENASEIRNLLKTDFGVNVAGGQDHLKGKIFRINQMGLIEPYEMVWVVNAVELALAKLGRRDFDGTASRVFNEEFFKSTLKKEEK